From a region of the Burkholderia lata genome:
- a CDS encoding MetQ/NlpA family lipoprotein, translating to MKRVLHDVGAWLIVACAVGHSGLTAAAESAAPAVRVGVTRGVHAQVLDEVKRVAASRGFGIDVVEFDDASRIDAALADGQIDAASFEDAQQLAATRAQKRYALTGIAPTVTLPMALYSRKLKNLNELQPGATVAIPADSRGMARALVLLQNDTLVTLRERAGLRATLRDVTGNRLGLKLVALRRDRLYAALDTAAFVAIDSDDAARAGLQPARDSISLEDARSPYANVLTVRDADRAKPWVTQLVAAYHSDDVARFILTRYQDSVRRPW from the coding sequence ATGAAGCGTGTCTTGCATGACGTGGGCGCGTGGCTGATCGTTGCGTGCGCGGTCGGTCATTCGGGTTTGACCGCTGCCGCCGAATCGGCCGCACCGGCGGTGCGCGTCGGCGTGACGCGCGGTGTACATGCGCAGGTCCTGGACGAAGTGAAGCGGGTCGCCGCATCGCGAGGATTCGGCATCGACGTGGTCGAGTTCGACGATGCATCGCGCATCGACGCGGCGCTGGCCGACGGCCAGATTGACGCGGCCAGCTTCGAGGATGCACAACAGCTTGCCGCGACGCGCGCGCAGAAACGCTACGCGCTGACCGGCATCGCGCCGACCGTCACGTTGCCGATGGCGCTCTATTCGCGCAAATTGAAGAACCTGAACGAACTGCAGCCCGGTGCGACGGTTGCGATTCCCGCCGATTCGCGCGGGATGGCGCGCGCGCTCGTGCTGCTGCAGAACGATACGCTGGTGACGCTGCGCGAGCGGGCCGGCCTGCGTGCGACGCTGCGCGACGTGACCGGCAATCGGCTCGGGCTGAAGCTCGTCGCGCTGCGTCGCGATCGCCTCTACGCGGCGCTCGATACGGCCGCGTTCGTCGCGATCGACAGCGACGATGCCGCGCGTGCCGGGCTGCAACCCGCGCGCGACAGCATCAGCCTCGAGGATGCGCGCTCGCCGTATGCGAACGTGCTGACCGTGCGCGATGCCGATCGCGCGAAGCCGTGGGTGACGCAGCTCGTCGCCGCGTACCACTCGGACGACGTCGCGCGTTTCATCCTCACGCGCTACCAGGATTCGGTGCGGCGGCCGTGGTAG
- a CDS encoding YkgJ family cysteine cluster protein gives MVDTYLLACNACGRCCNSAPTLSLRELFRHRHRFVGALTIRRVPKRRIGERWRAGGREHALDADDVAASDALAARLFHRTDGAGNEWIALTLQGYDYPSLGRCAALADDGRCSVHADKPSICRAVPLDPMLPDRLQSRVLAARRDDAGWLGANCIVEAASARSSVASSFPIPLVTAGQIEDRAALDAYRDALVFERAVWRDAVFASLTDGGQDVRHALSRLAPGGYLTVSIVPVLSAVASVSAQCHALCIAFIDAQLALIGVNIEAALARRHADDRPATRELRGFAQALERARHALVAMPAPAAGLRDDAPRIDAWLADRPDLGMLAA, from the coding sequence GTGGTAGACACTTACCTGCTCGCGTGCAACGCCTGCGGACGCTGCTGCAACAGCGCGCCGACGCTGTCGTTGCGCGAACTGTTCCGGCATCGGCATCGCTTCGTCGGTGCGCTGACGATCCGTCGCGTGCCGAAGCGGCGCATCGGCGAGCGTTGGCGTGCGGGCGGCCGCGAGCATGCGCTCGATGCGGACGACGTCGCGGCGTCCGATGCGCTGGCGGCGCGGTTGTTTCATCGCACCGACGGCGCGGGGAACGAATGGATCGCGCTGACGCTGCAGGGCTACGACTATCCGTCGCTCGGCCGGTGCGCGGCGCTGGCCGACGACGGACGCTGCAGCGTGCATGCGGACAAGCCGTCGATCTGCCGCGCGGTGCCGCTCGATCCGATGCTGCCCGACCGCTTGCAGTCCCGCGTGCTGGCCGCGCGGCGTGACGATGCGGGATGGCTCGGCGCGAACTGCATCGTCGAAGCGGCGAGCGCGCGATCGTCCGTTGCATCTTCCTTTCCGATTCCGCTGGTGACGGCCGGGCAGATCGAAGACCGTGCGGCGCTCGACGCGTATCGCGATGCGCTCGTGTTCGAGCGCGCAGTGTGGCGGGATGCGGTGTTCGCATCGTTGACCGATGGCGGGCAGGACGTGCGGCATGCGCTGTCGCGGCTTGCGCCCGGCGGCTATCTGACCGTGTCGATCGTGCCGGTCCTGTCGGCTGTTGCATCGGTGTCCGCGCAATGCCACGCGCTGTGCATCGCATTCATCGACGCGCAACTCGCGTTGATCGGTGTGAACATCGAAGCAGCACTCGCGCGCCGGCATGCCGACGACCGGCCCGCGACGCGCGAGCTGCGGGGCTTCGCTCAGGCGCTTGAACGTGCACGGCACGCACTGGTCGCGATGCCGGCGCCCGCGGCCGGCCTGCGTGACGACGCACCGCGCATCGACGCGTGGCTCGCCGACCGTCCGGACCTCGGTATGCTCGCCGCGTAA
- a CDS encoding antibiotic biosynthesis monooxygenase family protein: MYASTFIFRAGQYDDEFHRLDRQIADMARATPGYLGEETWENAEAGLIQNVYYWESEAALQQLMQHPAHLEAKTKQARWLDGYRVVISKVLREYGDGKLTQPHAGKSA, encoded by the coding sequence ATGTACGCGTCGACCTTCATTTTCCGTGCCGGGCAATACGACGACGAATTCCACCGGCTCGACCGGCAGATTGCCGACATGGCGCGCGCGACGCCCGGCTATCTCGGCGAGGAGACGTGGGAGAACGCCGAAGCGGGGCTGATCCAGAACGTCTACTACTGGGAGTCGGAGGCGGCGCTGCAGCAGCTGATGCAGCACCCGGCGCATCTCGAGGCAAAGACGAAACAGGCACGCTGGCTGGACGGCTATCGCGTGGTGATTTCGAAAGTGTTGCGCGAGTATGGCGACGGCAAGCTCACGCAGCCGCATGCGGGGAAATCGGCCTGA